The following nucleotide sequence is from Planctomycetota bacterium.
ATACTGGCCTTGATGCCCCTCGGCGAACTTGATCCCTTCCAGGATCTTTTGCTGGGTTTTTTCTCCGAACCCTTTGATGTTCAGTAGTTTATTCTCCTGGCACGCCTTGCGAAGATCCTCGATGGAGGTGATCCCCAGCTCCTTCCAGAGGGCGCGCGCTTTCTTGGGGCCCACGGAGGGAATGGTCATTATTTCTAGAACTCCTGCGGGCACCTGCCGGCGCAGCTCTTCGTACGCCTCGAGGCGGCCGGTCGTCACGAGTTGGGTGATCTTTTCCGCCAGCGCCTCTCCGATGCCGGGAATCTCGCGCAGCCGCTTCTGTTCAACCAGTGAGCGAACATCTTCAGTGAGACCGGCCAACGAGCGAGCGGCGGCGTAGTAGGCGCGAACCTTGAAAGGGTTCTCGCCCTGGATTTCGAGGATTCGGCCGATTTCCTGAAGCACGTCGGCGACGGCCCGGTTGTCCATGCCTGTCGGACGCGCGGTACGGCGGGGACGGTCCGTCCGCGGCCGCCTCAGAACGGCTCGATCCTAGCACGGCGTCCTTCCGCTGTAAAGCGCGCGGGTCGGACGGCGTAACGGCCGTCGCGTCGAACGGCTCAACGGGTTGACAGTCCGCCCGCCGTCCCACCCCGGAGGCCTCCATGCGATCCCCCCTCGGCCTGCTTGCCGCGGCGCTCCTGACTCCGACGTCCCCGCACTCTTTCGATGCTCCGGCTTCTTCCACAGCCCTGCAGGAATCGCGCGCGGAACCGACCCGCCCCGTCGGGCCGCAGGAGGGAGACGCTCGCGGCGACGAAGTGGATCGCCTGATCGAGAACCTGGGTTCCTCCGAGGCGCCGACCCGCCGGCAGGCGGAGCGACGGCTGGCGGAACTGGGCGAGGAGGCCGTGCCGCGCCTGCGCGCGGCGGCTTACGACTCGACCGCGGAGCGCGCGCTGGCGGCCCGGCGCCTGCTTTTGGAGATCGATCGCCGCCGTCGCGCCGCGCAAGGCGATCCCTCGGAACGGACGCCCCCTCCGGTCCTTGCGTTCGTGTATTTCGACTGGGCGCGCGGAGTCTACTTCCAGATCGATCCGAAGGGACGGGTCGTCCTGACCGCTCCGCTGCGCGACGAGAAGAGCGGAAAGCTGGAGTTCCATCGATTCGAAGCGGAGTCGCTGGACGACTTTCGGGGGCGGTTCCCGGGACTTCTCGGGCGCTTCGGGCTGGAGCGTCTGATCCGCCCGCCTCGCGTGGAGCCCGGGGATCGCGAGTGGTGGACGCGTCTGGAGCGGTGGCTGGCGCCGGAGCCTTCGGCGCAGGACCTGGACGAACGCGAGAGTCTGTCCGCGCGGCTGGAAGCCTGGCGCGCCCGGCATCGCGCACTCCTCGAGCGCTTTCTTCGGGAGTGGAAGCAGCGTGACCCCGAGGAGCCCGACGCGGGCGCGCTCCTGGGCGAGCCGGAGGCGGCGTTGCGCACGCAGCTCGGCCTGGAGGATTCCGGAGGCGCGCTGGTCCTGGAAGTGCGCGAAGGTGGACCGGCGGAGCGCGCGGGGTTGCGCCGGCACGACGTGATCGTGCGGGTGGACGAACGACCGGCCGGATCGGCCGCCGAGGTCGCCCGGATTCTCGCCCGGGCGTTGCGGGAGCGCCCGGTGGCGCTCGAAGTGCTCCGCGGCGGGGAACGCGTGGAGCTTCGGTTTCCCCGACCCGCCGACGCGCCGTAACGCCCGGGGCGCGGGGCGGATCACCCGGGTGGCATGGACCGTCCCGCGCGGGACCGTCCGAGCCGAGAGGAGAGGTGAGCGATGCTGAGTTGGGCGCTGGCATTCTTCATCATCGCGATCATCGCCGCCGTGTTCGGCTTCGGCAACATCGCGGCGGGGGCGGCGGGCATCGCGCAGGTGCTCTTCTTCATCTTCCTGGTCGCCTTCGTGATCGCGCTCGTGGCGGGCCTCGTGACGGGTCGCTCGACCCGCCCGCCCGTGTAGGGAGAAGGCGTCGGAGCGGGGCGCCGCCGATGCGGACCGCGGCGGCGCCCCGGGGGCCGGGAACCCGGCACAGCAAATCACAAAAAGCGAATCGCGAAGGACGAAGCGTCCCCTCTCCAAGGAAGCTCCTCCCGCGATTCCCCTGCGTGCAAAAGTCCTCCACGAGGGTGGAGGACTTTTGCGGGACCTTTGCCGGGAGGGGGCCGGCTTACGCCGTGGGCGCGGCCGGCCGCATGCGAAGTTCGGTGGGCGCGCGCCGCACGCGTGTCCGCCGCCAGCCGGCGGCAAGCATGGTGGCGGCCAGGCTGATCAGCTGCGACCCCAGCAGCACCCACGCGGCGGTCGTCGCCGCCGCGGCCGCGCGCTCCGCGGCTTCGCGCGCCTGCGTCATCTGCTCCGCGGTCATCGGGGCCCGTTGCAGGTTCTGATCTTCGACCCGCGGCGCGGCCTGGACCCCCGGCGGCTGGAACGCCGGGCGCTGGCCCGCGACCATGCCCGCCGCTCCGGCGGTGGCCCCGCCCAGGACGCCGGAAGCGCCCACGGACATGAGGAACAAGGCGATCAGCACGCCGACCGTCCACGTGAGTCCGCCGAAAAGCATGGGCATGTAGGGGCGGTCCGTGCGCGACGTGCGACTGAGGACCATGCCGCCCACGAGGCCTACGACGATGGCGGTGAGCACCATCCAGAGGATGGATCCCACGCCGAACGCGGCGGCCATCTCCTGCGTTTCCTCGGCGGTCGCCGGCATCGGCGCCGCGGCCCCGGCCGACAGGCCGATCGCCGCCCCCAGCGTGCTCATGAGAATCGTCACCGCGAAGCCGGCCAGCGCGCCCGCGACGATGGGGCCCCATTGGATGCGGCCCAGCCCGCCGGCGGGCTCCGCCACGACCGGCGTTCCGACCGGAGTTTCGACTTGGTTCGCCATATAGCGTTCTCCGTCCGCACGAGAAGTAGAAAACCGGAACGACCACGCACCCGACGAGAAGCGCCTCTCGGTGTTTCCCATCCTCCGATCCCCCGGCGAAGGAGGCGTTACGATCGGGGAACCCCGCACGGATCCCGCGTAACATCGGCGCCCTTTGGGGCTCATATGGGGCGACACGAGAACCTATCCCTCCCATCTACAGGGGCCTCTTCTCACCGGGAGAGGCCCCTCTCATTTTTTGAGGTCGCCGCGCGAAAACGCGCGAGACGGACGGCTCAGGCGGGACCCGCGTAGCGGGCTTCGATCCGCTCGCGGATGCGGGCACGCGCCTCGCGCGCGGACAGATTCCCGGCGCGCTCGACCTCTTCGACCTCCGCCGCCAGCTCCTCGTCCTTGATCGAGGCGCGGATCCAGCGGGAGTAGTCCCTTCGGGCCAGATGATAGGTCCAGGTTTCGTCGTCCACCCCCTCGGCGAGCTGGACGAAAAGCAGCAGGTTCTGAGCGCGCAGGTTCAGCTTCCCCTCGGGGCCCCGGAAATAGAAGCTCTTATCCGGACCCAGCTCGCCCTCGGCATACTTGCGGCGATGGCGGCGCCGGACGGTGCGGGGAGGGCGCGGCCGGAACGGGACGGCGGCCGCGC
It contains:
- a CDS encoding PDZ domain-containing protein, which encodes MDRLIENLGSSEAPTRRQAERRLAELGEEAVPRLRAAAYDSTAERALAARRLLLEIDRRRRAAQGDPSERTPPPVLAFVYFDWARGVYFQIDPKGRVVLTAPLRDEKSGKLEFHRFEAESLDDFRGRFPGLLGRFGLERLIRPPRVEPGDREWWTRLERWLAPEPSAQDLDERESLSARLEAWRARHRALLERFLREWKQRDPEEPDAGALLGEPEAALRTQLGLEDSGGALVLEVREGGPAERAGLRRHDVIVRVDERPAGSAAEVARILARALRERPVALEVLRGGERVELRFPRPADAP
- a CDS encoding DUF1328 family protein, which codes for MLSWALAFFIIAIIAAVFGFGNIAAGAAGIAQVLFFIFLVAFVIALVAGLVTGRSTRPPV
- a CDS encoding phosphoglycolate phosphatase, which gives rise to ASLSPELVSEISEVAAILFITVSPDGMARKILESVNRLVALGEEAPLLAGRFAAILGEARPPAAAAGGPLFWDRAAGAAAVPFRPRPPRTVRRRHRRKYAEGELGPDKSFYFRGPEGKLNLRAQNLLLFVQLAEGVDDETWTYHLARRDYSRWIRASIKDEELAAEVEEVERAGNLSAREARARIRERIEARYAGPA